The genomic window AGCCGCCACATCGCCACGCTCGAGGACTGGCTCAAGGTGCAGCTGTTCGAGCGAGGCCGCCACGGCATCCGGCTCACGCCCGCGGGCCAGAGCTATCACGCGAGCATGCGGGTGGCCTTCGACCAGATCGAGCTCGGCACGCGGCAGCTGCAGCAGAGCCCCGACGAGTGGCTGCTGCGCATCAAGCTGCCGCCCACCTTCGCGATCCGCTGGCTGATTCCGCGGCTGGCGCGCTTTCACGCCAGGCATCCGCGCATCGACGTGCAGATCACCACCTCGCACAAGCCGACTGACTTCGAGCGCGACGACGTGGACGTGAGCATCCACTCCGAGCCCAGCCCGCCCGAGGGGCCGGGCTACCGGCTGCTGTTCCGCGAGACGCTGCTGCCGGTGTGCGCGCCGGCGCTGCTGCAGCGCGAGCCGCCGCTGGCGCTGCCGGCCGACCTCGCGCAGCACGCGCTGCTGAGTTCGCTGAACCGGCCGCAGGACTGGCCGGCCTGGCTCGAGGCCGCGGGCCTGAGCGGCGTCGATACGCACCGCGGCCTCAAGTTCGAGAACGCCGCCATGGCCTACCAGGCCGCGGCCGAGGGGCTGGGCGTGATGATGGGCCTGCTGGCCTTCGTGCGCGACGACCTCGCGAGCGGCCGGCTGGTGGCGCCGCTCGCGCTGCGGCTGCCGACCGAGGGCGGCTACTTCATGGCCTGGCGCGCCGACCGGCCGGTGCCGCAGCGGGTGCGCGACTTCGAGCACTGGATGGCCGAGGAAGTGGCGGCCGCCGAAGGCTGAAACAAGGGTTCCGACCGGGCCGCGGGCTTTCCCCGATGCGCCGCGGCGGCCATGCGGCCAAAAATGACTACGTATTCATGAATACGTACCCAAAGACGACTCCACCATGACACTGCACATCCAGAAACTCCCTTCGGTGCTGGGCGCCGAGGTGACCGGCATCAGCCTGCGCACCCTGACCGACCCCGACACGCTCGCGCAACTGCGCGCCGGCATGGACGAGCACGCGGTGCTGGTCTTTCGCGACCAGCCGCTCGAGAACGAGGAGCAGCTCGCCTTCGCCGAGCGCTTCGACGGCACCTTGCACAGCAAGACCTCGGTCGCCGTGCTCGCCAAGAACCGCTTCGGCAACGAGGCCCTGACCGACATCTCCAACGTCGGCGCCGACGGCCAGATCCTGCCGGCCGACCACCGGCTGCGCATGAGCACCATCAGCAACCGCCTGTGGCACACCGACGCCTCGTTCGAGAACCCGCCCGGGCGCTACTCGATGCTGTCGGCGCGCGTGGTGCCGCCGGTGCGGGCCGACACCGAGTTCGCCGACATGCGCGCCGCCTACGACGCGCTCGACGACGCGACGAAGGCCGCCATCGAAGGGCTGCAGGTCTTCCATTCGATCGCCTACTCGCGCCAGATCATGGGCTTCGAGTTCTCCGAGGAAGAGAAGCAGCGGCTCAAGGGCGCGGTGCATCCGCTGGCGCGCACCCTGCCGCGCACCGGGCGGCGCTCGCTCTACCTCGCCTCGCATGCCTCGCACATCGTCGACATGGCCGTGCCCGAGGGCCGGCTGATCCTGCGCGACCTCAGCGAGCACGCGACGCAGCCGCAGTTCATCTACCGCCACGAATGGCGGGTGCACGACTTCGTGATCTGGGACAACCGCACCACCATGCACCGCGCGCGGCCCTTCGACGACAAGAAGTACCGGCGCGAGCTGCGGCGCACCACGACGCTGGACCTCCCGCTGCCCGCGGCCTCGACCTCGACCTCGACCGCGACGGTGGCCGCATGAAGGCGCGTTCGCTATTGCGCGCCGCGGGCCTGTGCGTGGCCTCGCTCGCGTTCTCGGCCGCCGCGCTGGCCCAGGCCTGGCCGGCCAAGCAGCCCGTGCGCTTCGTCGTGCCCTACCCGCCCGGCGGCGCCTCCGACGTGACCGCGCGCCTGCTCAGCGTGAAGCTCACCGAGGCGCTGGGCCAGGCCTTCGTGGTCGAGAACCGGCCCGGTGCCAACGGCCTGATCGCGCTCGAGTACGTCGCCAAGTCGGCGCCCGACGGCTACACCATCCTGATGGCCAACCTCGGACCCAACGCGATCAACCCGGCCGTCTACCGCAAGCTGCCCTACGACGCGATCAAGGACTTCACGCCGATCACGCTGACCTCGGTGGTGCCGCTGGTGGTGCTGGTGCAGCCGTCGATGCCGGTGAACTCGATGAAGGAGCTGATCGCCTATGCCAAGGCCCATCCCGACAAGCTGACCTATGCCTCGGCCGGCAACGGTTCGGCCAACCATCTCGCGGGCGAGATGATGAAGTCGATGGCGGGCTTCAAGATGGTCCACGTGCCCTACAAGGGCGATGCGCCCGGCCTGCAGGACACCATCGCCGGCAACGTGAGCGTGATCTTCCCGACCGTGATCGGCGGCATGTCGCAGATCAAGAGCGGCCTGCTCAAGCCGATCGCGGTGACCGGTGCCAAGCGCTCGTCGGCGCTGGGCTCCGTCCCCACGGTGGCCGAAGGCGGCATCCCGAACTTCGAGGCCAACTCGTGGGGCGGCGTGATGGGTCCGGCCAACCTGCCGCCCGAGATCGTCGCGCGGCTCAACACCGAGATCGTGAAGATCCTCAAGCAGCCGGAGACGGCCGCCAAGCTCACCTCGATGGGTGCCGACATCGTCGGCTCGACGCCCGAGGAGTTCGCGAGCTACCTGAAGAACGAGGTCGCGAAGTGGGGCAAGGTGGCCCACGAGAACAACATCACGTTGGACTGAGCCGCGAGGCGTCGATCAGCCGGCCGTGCCCCGCACGATGAACGCGTGCGGCAGCACCACGCGCGCCGGCTCCATCTGCTGGTTGTCGAGCCGCGCGCACAGCCGCGCGACGGCGGCTTCCACCATCGCCTCGCGCGATTGCGAGACCGTCGTGAGCGCGATGCTGTCCCAGGCGGCCATCGGCACGTCGTCGTGGCCCACCACCCAGACATCGCGCGGCACTGCGAGCCCCTGCGAGCGCACGCCGTCGAGCGCGCCGATCGCCACGATGTCGTTGACGCCGAAGATCGCATCGACGCGGCCCGCCTGCAGGATCGCGCGCGCAGCCTCCTGCCCCGCGGCATAGGAGAACTTCGGCACCCGCGCGACCGCGCCCGGGCTCAGCGCCACGCCGCGCCGCGCGAGCTCCTCGACGAAGCCCTGCTCGCGCTCGCGCAAGGTGCTCGGCAGGTCGTGGCCCGAGATCAGGCCGATCCGCGTGCGCCCGTGGTCCACGAAGAAGCCCGCGGTCGAGGCACCGCTCGCGCGGTTGTCGCTCGAGAACTGGTCGAAGGCATCGGAGCCCACGGTGCGGTGCAGCAGCACCAGCGGCACCTTCTGCGCGATGCGTTCCAGGAGCGGCAGCGAGGCCTCGGTGGCCGTGGTGGTGATGACGCCATCCACGCCGCTCTCGACCATCACGCGCATGGTCGCGTCGCTGAAGTCCTCTTCCTCGTAGACCGAGGCCGAGAGGCCGCGCTTGCGCAGCGCGGCCGAGAGCAGCTGCAGCATCGCCGGATAGAGCGGATTGACCGCGAGGTTGGCGACCACCAGCGCGATGATGCCGGTGCGCTTGGTGCGCATCCAGCGCGCGGCCGCGTTGGGCGCATAGCCCGATTGGGCGATCGCATCGAGCACCGCCTGGCGCGTGGCCGGCTGCACCAGCGGCGAGTTCTGCAGCACGCGCGACACCGTCGCCTGCGACACCCCTGCGAGCCGCGCGACGTCCCTGCTGGTGGGCTTGCCGCCGGAACCGATCATGAAGAAGCCGCTGGAGATGCCATGCGGCGATTCTAGGATGGCGTGCCGACGAGCCGCCCCTGAAGCCGGCCCCCGCAACGGCCTCAGAGATCGAGCGTCAACGCCTCGCCGAACGCGCGCGAACAGCACGGCAGGAACTGGTCGTGCAGCGCCTGTTCCTGCGCCGTGAGAAAGGCATCGCGGTGCTCGACCCGGCCCTCGAGCACCGGTGTGAGGCAGCTTCCGCAGACCCCTTGCTCGCAGGACGATGCGATCTCGATGCCTTCGCGCCGCAGCGCCTGCAGCGCCGTCTCGCCGGCCGCGACGACGATGCGCCTGCCGCTGCGCGCCGCGACCAGCTCGAAGCCGCGATCGCCTTGCGCCGCCGTCACCGGTTGGAAGGACTCGTGGTGCAACCTGCGCTCGTCCCAGCCTGCGGCCTTCGCGGTGCGCAGCACATGGCCCATGAAGCCCTGCGGGCCGCAGACATAGAGCCGCGCTTCGCCGGGCCGGCCGGCCAGCACCCGCGCGGCATCGAAAGCCGCCTCGTCGTCCGGATGCAAGTGCACTGCGTGCGCGAACGGCGAGCGCAGCAGGTCGTCGACGAAGGCCATGGCGCCGCGCGAGCGCGCGCAGTAGTGCAGTTCGAATGGCGAGCCGGCCGCATGCAGTGCCGCCGCCATGCTCAGCAGCGGCGTGATGCCGATGCCGCCCGCGACCAGCAGCGACCATGGGCTTTGCGGTTGCAGCGGGAACAGGTTCCTCGGTACCGAGATTCGCAGCGCGCTGCCCGCGTGCAGCCGGGCGTGCACCGCTTCGGAGCCGCCGCGCGAGGCGGCGGTCTTCAGCACCGCGATGCGATAGCGCGCGGGCGCTGCGCACGGTGCGCCGAGCAGCGAGTACTGCCGCACGAAGCCATCGACATGCACGTCGATGTGTGCCCCGGCATCGAAAGCCGGCAGCGGCGTGCCGTCGCGCGCCTCGATCTCGAGGGCGCAGATGTCGGGCGCCACGCTCGCGCGCACGGCGATGCGCGCCTCGATCGGCCTTGTGTCGGTCATTCGGCTTGCACGGCGTTCGACAGGATGCCCACGCCCTCCACTTCGATCTCCACCACGTCGCCCGCGCGCAGGTACAGCGGCGGCTGGCGCTTGAAGCCCACGCCGCCGGGCGTGCCGGTCACGATCACGTCGCCCGGCTCGAGCGCGGTGAAGGTCGAGATGTAGGCGATCAGGGTGGGCATCGGGAAGATCAGCTGCGCGGTCGTCGCCTGCTGCACCACCTCGCCGTTGAGCCGCGTGGCCAGACCCAGTTCCTGGCCATCGGCGATCTCGCCGCGCGTGACCATCCAGGGCCCGAAGCCGCCCGTGGCGGGAAAGTTCTTGCCCGGCGTCCACTGCGTGGTGTGAGCCTGCCAGTCGCGCACCGAGGCATCGTTGTAGGGCGCATAGCCGGCCACGTGCGCCCAGGCATCCTGCTCGCGGATGCGCCGGCCGCCGCGGCCGATGACGATCGCGATCTCGCCCTCGTAGTCGAGACAGGTGGACTCGCGCGGCAGCACGATCGGCTGGCCGTGGCCGACCTGGGAGGACGCCACGCGCAGGAACACGGTCGGCTGGCCGGTCTTCTCGCGCCGCGCCTCGACGCGGTGCTCCTCGTAGTTGAGGCCGATGCAGAAGATGCGCGGCGCGTCGGGCACGACCGGCAGCAGCGTCACCTCGCCGAGCGCGACGTCGGGGACGGCGCTCCTGGCCAAGGCCTCGATCGCGGGCAGGTCCAGTTGGGCAAGCGCGCTGCGCAGCGTGGGGCAGCGCC from Variovorax paradoxus includes these protein-coding regions:
- the gcvA gene encoding transcriptional regulator GcvA, giving the protein MTRRLPPLNALRAFEAAARCGNFTRAAHELCVTQGAVSRHIATLEDWLKVQLFERGRHGIRLTPAGQSYHASMRVAFDQIELGTRQLQQSPDEWLLRIKLPPTFAIRWLIPRLARFHARHPRIDVQITTSHKPTDFERDDVDVSIHSEPSPPEGPGYRLLFRETLLPVCAPALLQREPPLALPADLAQHALLSSLNRPQDWPAWLEAAGLSGVDTHRGLKFENAAMAYQAAAEGLGVMMGLLAFVRDDLASGRLVAPLALRLPTEGGYFMAWRADRPVPQRVRDFEHWMAEEVAAAEG
- a CDS encoding TauD/TfdA family dioxygenase; this translates as MTLHIQKLPSVLGAEVTGISLRTLTDPDTLAQLRAGMDEHAVLVFRDQPLENEEQLAFAERFDGTLHSKTSVAVLAKNRFGNEALTDISNVGADGQILPADHRLRMSTISNRLWHTDASFENPPGRYSMLSARVVPPVRADTEFADMRAAYDALDDATKAAIEGLQVFHSIAYSRQIMGFEFSEEEKQRLKGAVHPLARTLPRTGRRSLYLASHASHIVDMAVPEGRLILRDLSEHATQPQFIYRHEWRVHDFVIWDNRTTMHRARPFDDKKYRRELRRTTTLDLPLPAASTSTSTATVAA
- a CDS encoding tripartite tricarboxylate transporter substrate binding protein, coding for MKARSLLRAAGLCVASLAFSAAALAQAWPAKQPVRFVVPYPPGGASDVTARLLSVKLTEALGQAFVVENRPGANGLIALEYVAKSAPDGYTILMANLGPNAINPAVYRKLPYDAIKDFTPITLTSVVPLVVLVQPSMPVNSMKELIAYAKAHPDKLTYASAGNGSANHLAGEMMKSMAGFKMVHVPYKGDAPGLQDTIAGNVSVIFPTVIGGMSQIKSGLLKPIAVTGAKRSSALGSVPTVAEGGIPNFEANSWGGVMGPANLPPEIVARLNTEIVKILKQPETAAKLTSMGADIVGSTPEEFASYLKNEVAKWGKVAHENNITLD
- a CDS encoding LacI family DNA-binding transcriptional regulator → MIGSGGKPTSRDVARLAGVSQATVSRVLQNSPLVQPATRQAVLDAIAQSGYAPNAAARWMRTKRTGIIALVVANLAVNPLYPAMLQLLSAALRKRGLSASVYEEEDFSDATMRVMVESGVDGVITTTATEASLPLLERIAQKVPLVLLHRTVGSDAFDQFSSDNRASGASTAGFFVDHGRTRIGLISGHDLPSTLREREQGFVEELARRGVALSPGAVARVPKFSYAAGQEAARAILQAGRVDAIFGVNDIVAIGALDGVRSQGLAVPRDVWVVGHDDVPMAAWDSIALTTVSQSREAMVEAAVARLCARLDNQQMEPARVVLPHAFIVRGTAG
- a CDS encoding oxidoreductase, whose product is MTDTRPIEARIAVRASVAPDICALEIEARDGTPLPAFDAGAHIDVHVDGFVRQYSLLGAPCAAPARYRIAVLKTAASRGGSEAVHARLHAGSALRISVPRNLFPLQPQSPWSLLVAGGIGITPLLSMAAALHAAGSPFELHYCARSRGAMAFVDDLLRSPFAHAVHLHPDDEAAFDAARVLAGRPGEARLYVCGPQGFMGHVLRTAKAAGWDERRLHHESFQPVTAAQGDRGFELVAARSGRRIVVAAGETALQALRREGIEIASSCEQGVCGSCLTPVLEGRVEHRDAFLTAQEQALHDQFLPCCSRAFGEALTLDL
- a CDS encoding fumarylacetoacetate hydrolase family protein → MKLLSYSHQGRARWGALVDERIVDLQAASQGRCPTLRSALAQLDLPAIEALARSAVPDVALGEVTLLPVVPDAPRIFCIGLNYEEHRVEARREKTGQPTVFLRVASSQVGHGQPIVLPRESTCLDYEGEIAIVIGRGGRRIREQDAWAHVAGYAPYNDASVRDWQAHTTQWTPGKNFPATGGFGPWMVTRGEIADGQELGLATRLNGEVVQQATTAQLIFPMPTLIAYISTFTALEPGDVIVTGTPGGVGFKRQPPLYLRAGDVVEIEVEGVGILSNAVQAE